ATTCCCGGCGCGGTGTATTTTGACCTGGATCGCGATCTGTCTGGGCCAGTCGGTGCCCACGGCGGTCGCCATCCCCTGCCAGATCTAGACGCTTTGGCTCAGACCTTGGGCGCTGCGGGCATTCAGTTTGGGTCAGAAGGAGAGGCGACCCTAGTGGTGGTCTATGATGATTCCCGGCTGGCTTTTGCCGCTCGCCTCTGGTGGCTGTTGCGCTACTTAGGCCACGATCGCGTCCGAGTCTTAGATGGGGGACTGTCGGCTTGGACGGCGGCGGGATACGAGCTATCGACAGCCAAGCCCCAGCCAACGCCTGCCCAGTTTGTACCCCAAGTCCAATCCAACTGGCTGGTGACCCGAGACGATGTTCTGGCAGTTCTTAATCAGCCTGGTGCAGTCCTAGTGGATTCTCGGGAGAGCGATCGCTACCGAGGAGAACGGGAGCCCATTGATCCCATTGCAGGGCATATTCCTGGTGCCGTGAACTACCCTTGGCAGGAGGTAACCGATGCCCAGGGGCGAGTGCGATCGCCCTCCGAGCAACGTCAGCGCTGGCAAGCGATCGCCCACCACGATCAACATCTGGTTTACTGTGGGTCTGGGGTCACAGCCTGCGTCAATCTTCTATCCTTGGAGATGGCTGGACTTAAGTCTGGTAAACTCTATGCCGGCAGTTGGAGCGATTGGTGTTCCTATGCGGATGCGCCTGATTTTGCCGTCGCGACTACGGCCTCTCCCTAGTCTGTCCATCTAGGGGTGTTAGAGGCGATCGCAGGATGCTATGGTAATCTCCGTAAACTGAATCAGGACG
This sequence is a window from Candidatus Obscuribacterales bacterium. Protein-coding genes within it:
- a CDS encoding sulfurtransferase, which translates into the protein MPDDTSTPVAPLVSAAWLAEHLEDPQVAIADCRFALGDPSLGQRHYETGHIPGAVYFDLDRDLSGPVGAHGGRHPLPDLDALAQTLGAAGIQFGSEGEATLVVVYDDSRLAFAARLWWLLRYLGHDRVRVLDGGLSAWTAAGYELSTAKPQPTPAQFVPQVQSNWLVTRDDVLAVLNQPGAVLVDSRESDRYRGEREPIDPIAGHIPGAVNYPWQEVTDAQGRVRSPSEQRQRWQAIAHHDQHLVYCGSGVTACVNLLSLEMAGLKSGKLYAGSWSDWCSYADAPDFAVATTASP